GTGGTGGCCACAGTGAGGCCCCTGGTGAGCTCAGCCATGGAGAGAGAGCAATGGCCTCAATGAAGATATTCCTAAGATCTCTGGAATTTACATGGTTTTTTACTCCTCCTCGTTTCTCTTCTGTGCATGTGGTGTTTTGTGGAGGCAATAGGAGCATTTtgagcagcacctccagggTGCATCTGCCCTTTCCAttgctgttttcctctctgtctccaCCCTGCAGTTGGAAACCCAAGCCCATGAGCACCATAATGCAGCAAATCTTACCTGTTGAAAATGGTAGAAAACACTCGTTTTTCCAGAACTTTCCATCCTTCAGAAAATTCTCAGGGTTAAAAGTATCAGGGGTTTTCCACTCATTCTTATCAAACAGCAGAGAGGTTAAATTTGTCGTTATAACAGTGCCctaagagggaaaaagaaaaataaatcacactTCTCTGGCACTGACAGCAGGAGGGGCGGTTTTATCTTCCAGTCTCCTCTCCATGAAGAACATCCTTAGTCAAATTCTActgaaattatttatgaaaCATCCCACTGCAAGCccagattttctattttttgtcAGTTTGGAGGTGCAGTTATGTAACTGCATTTTCCCTCATCAGCATCATTTTTATCTGTTGCAATATTGGGCTAAAGTCCCTCTGAGAGGTGGGGGATGTTGAAGGCATGTGTGGGGTGGGGCACTAATCAGGGAGCTGAAGAACATTGGAGGGCAAAATCCATGTTGAACAGGAGTGAACTctggacagggcagggacagtgtCTGCACAGGAGGGACCTGGCCTGGCACCGTGCCTGGGGAGCTGAGAGTGTCCCTGGAGTGCCAGCACTTCCCAGCACTCTGGAGTTTACCTTTGGGATGTAGTATCCATCCACGTAGGTGTCCTCTGATGCCATTCTGGGCACGTTGAAAGGGATAACGTTGCCTTTCCTCTGCACTTCGTGGATGACAGCGTTGGTGTAGTGCAGCTTGTTCCTgtcctccagggctgggggccgTGCCTGGCCGATGACCTCATCGATCTCGGCTTGCACCCGGGCTGGGAAAGAGCAGGAATGAGCCCAGGGAAAAACCCTTGCAACAATACGAGGATATTGCTGTAAGGGTCTACCAAGAGACCTCTTATGGGAGTGTGTGGACGCTCCCAACTGGTCTCTCACAGAGCTTTGAGGGATAAAAGCAAGGCAAAATATGTTTTTGCTAATTGTACCTTGAATTTCTGGATGTACGGCCATAAAGAGCAAAGCCCAGCGGAGCGTTGAGGACGTGGTCTCAGTCCCAGCAAACATCAGGTCAAGTGCACAGGCCATGAGGTGCTCCTCCTGGAAGGTGTTACTGTCACGGTCCTTCAGGAGAAGGAGTGTTAGTGCCACAGGAAGAATGAGGGTGTCCTGGCACCAGGCTTGGTCCAGACCACCCCAAGGATTTTGGCAGATGCTGCTGACCCCTCGCATCCCCATCCTGCTGATGCATGGCTGAACCTGACCTCTGTCCTGAGCTCATAACAGGCTACACAGGCAGCTCAGAGAACTGGGGCTCATTTCCCATCCCCTCTGGTTCTAAGCCCCACTCCAGGAGGGTTTTCTCCCCACTGCTGACCTTGGAGATCTCCAGCAGGTAGCTGTCAATGTAGTCCCGGCTCTCTGAGGGGTTCCAGTCCTCCTTGTGTTTGTTGATCTGCTCTTGCATAAATTTTTGCAAAACCCTCCAGTGTTTGAAAATTGTTTGGTGGGCTCCAGGTAAGTACTTCATTATAGATGGGAAATTGTTGTACAGCTTTGAATACAAAAGGAGAAAGACAAGTTGAATAAAGGACTTTAAAAACGCTTCTGAAATCAAGACTTCAGCCTGCGATTGCTCTTGCTGTATTTCTGGAGCTGGTGCAAACAGCTCAGCTCCAGAAGAGCAGAATTCTCATTATGGGGTAACTTGTGTGTTACTCACTATTTCAGCAGGCAGGTTGGCAATCAGTGGGCAGGAAAAGTGATTTTGGATGAGAGAGAGCAGTGTGAGCTGGGTACAACTTAACGCAGAAAGAAATGACAGGCAAATCTACCCTGTGCAAGTGATCAGGGATTGACAGCTCTTGTGATGACAACCCTGTGACTTAAGTTTGACTCCAGAGAAGAAACTATGCCCTGAGTTGGTGGCAGGAGGGCTGTACCTGGCTTGAGACAGCTCCATTGAGGGCAGTCATTTCATTCATCAGCTTCAGCAGTCTTTGGAAATCCTCATCGTGGTAGTCAAACCGATTGCCAAAGATGAGGGAGCAGATGACATTTGCAACAGCATTAGTGATTTTCAACTGAGGGTTGAAAGGAttccctggagaagagaaagatcAGTTCTCTTCCACTCTtctcagaaaagaagaaaacacatgTCAGATGTAAAGCAGTCAAGAAATATGAATGAAATGATTGTCCCCTAATGGGCAGTGTCCGATGTCAGTGCTTTCCTGGGGTACCTGGCTGACTCTATGAGCTGGCCAAGCTTGGCAGGACAACCCCAGTGGTCCCAGTTCAATCAGCTTATGGAGATGTTTGTTTACTTCTGAAAACAGGGTCTGCAGGATGTCATTTGAATTCATTGGAAACCTAAGCATttatgcacacacagagaggaGTAGACAGAAGGTGGGCTGTGAATAATGCTGTGGGTGTTGCCTGGTGCATTCCACAGGCAGTTGGAAGGCAAAGCACCTGTaggaaggagcagggatgctggcagTGTTGCAGCATCGCCTGCAAGGTGCGGTATTTTTCAGCATGCAGTGACATTATAACAGGCCCTACCAGGATGAACACtcaccctgtccatccctgaACACATCCACCAGGTATCTGCACTCCTCCTGGATGCACTCACCCTGTTCATCCCTAAACACATCCACCAGGTATCTGCACTCCCCCTGGATGCACTCACCCTGTTCATCCCTAAACACATCCACCAGGTATCTGCACTCCTCCTGGATGCGCTCCTCCACGCTCCTCTTCCCCAGGCCGAAATTCCGGAGTGTGGTCAAGGTGAACTTCCGCTGTGCCTTCCACAGG
This DNA window, taken from Melospiza georgiana isolate bMelGeo1 chromosome 9, bMelGeo1.pri, whole genome shotgun sequence, encodes the following:
- the LOC131087233 gene encoding cytochrome P450 2J2-like, producing the protein MLHLLWDSVSLQTFLIFLFIFLLIADYMKNRNPKNFPPTPLRLPFLGHLYLVDFKDPVGGVQRLTKRYGDIIGMHMGGMKTVLVSGMRLVKEVLVNQGDKFLERPDLPFDEQMFNKIGLVFSTGHLWKAQRKFTLTTLRNFGLGKRSVEERIQEECRYLVDVFRDEQGNPFNPQLKITNAVANVICSLIFGNRFDYHDEDFQRLLKLMNEMTALNGAVSSQLYNNFPSIMKYLPGAHQTIFKHWRVLQKFMQEQINKHKEDWNPSESRDYIDSYLLEISKDRDSNTFQEEHLMACALDLMFAGTETTSSTLRWALLFMAVHPEIQARVQAEIDEVIGQARPPALEDRNKLHYTNAVIHEVQRKGNVIPFNVPRMASEDTYVDGYYIPKGTVITTNLTSLLFDKNEWKTPDTFNPENFLKDGKFWKNECFLPFSTGKRSCLGELLARSELFLFFTSLLQKFTFQAPPDTTLSLQSILGITNAPQPYKVCAVPR